The proteins below are encoded in one region of Sminthopsis crassicaudata isolate SCR6 chromosome 1, ASM4859323v1, whole genome shotgun sequence:
- the NISCH gene encoding nischarin isoform X3: MAAASRGFVPEEEEAEPAKEARIPGSELVENYTVYIIQVTVGSHQWTVKHRYSDFHDLHEKLIAEKKIDKNLLPPKKIIGKNSKSLVEKRQKDLEVYLQTLLTKFPVAAPKVLSHFLHFHLYEINGITAALAEELFHKGEQLLVAGEVFAIRPLQLYAITQQLRQGKPTCANGDAQTDLGHILDFTCRLRYLKVSGTGGPFGTSNIQEHLLPFDLSIFKSLHQIEISHCDAKHIKGLISSKHTLATLSVRFSATSMKEIIVPEASEFDEWEPEGAYPDCPVTAVIPTWRALTTLDMSHNSISQIDDSVKLIPKIEYLDLSHNGVMVVENLQHLYNLIHLDLSYNKLTSLEGVHTKLGNIKTLNLAGNLLESLSGLNKLYSLVNLDLSNNKIEQIEEIKNIGSLPCLEEVVLSSNPLSIIPDYRTKVLAQFGERASEVCLDNIITTEKELDTVEVLKAIQKAKEAKYKLNNSDKKISEDSRLTAASSKPNCSSLPVRPSSPSLPRPLGPSQEIIHRKASLASNLSPPASVTPNDLLLTQSYSEPSVSTHTGQFGPLRG; the protein is encoded by the exons ATGGCGGCGGCCTCCAGGGGCTTCGTGCCCGAGGAGGAGGAGGCCGAGCCAGCCAAGGAGGCGCGGATCCCGGGCTCCGAGCTGGTGGAGAACTACACG GTCTATATTATCCAAGTTACTGTTGGCAGCCATCAGTGGACAGTCAAACATCGTTACAGTGACTTCCATGATCTACATGAAAAG CTTATTGCTGAAAAGAAGATTGATAAGAACCTGCTTCCTCCtaaaaagataattggaaaaaattccaaaagtctggtggaaaaaaggcaaaaagatttggaagtctacctgcaAACCCTTCTGACAAAATTCCCTGTGGCTGCACCTAAAGTGTTGTCACACTTCTTACATTTTCACTTATAT gaAATAAATGGCATCACTGCTGCCTTGGCTGAGGAGCTCTTTCACAAAG GTGAACAGCTCTTAGTGGCTGGAGAGGTTTTTGCCATTAGACCATTGCAGCTATATGCGATCACTCAGCAGCTTCGGCAAGGGAAGCCCACCTGTGCTAATGGGGATGCCCAGACCGACCTAGGTCACATTCTGGACTTTACATGCAGACTCCGATACCTGAAG GTATCTGGTACAGGAGGACCTTTTGGGACCAGCAACATTCAGGAGCATCTCTTGCCTTTTGATTTATCAATATTTAAGTCTCTTCATCAGATAGAG ataagtCACTGTGATGCAAAGCATATCAAAGGGCTGATTTCATCCAAACATACCTTAGCCACATTGAGTGTCCGTTTCTCAGCAACCTCAATGAAA GAAATCATTGTTCCTGAAGCATCAGAATTTGATGAGTGGGAACCAGAGGGTGCATATCCAGATTGCCCCGTAACTGCAGTTATTCCAACATGGAGAGCATTAACCACTCTAGATATGAGTCATAATAGCATTTCACAAATTGATGATTCTGTG aaaCTTATTCCAAAGATTGAATACTTAGATCTGAGTCACAATGGAGTGATGGTAGTAGAAAATCTCCAG CACCTGTACAATCTCATTCATTTGGATCTATCATACAACAAACTCACATCGTTAGAAGGCGTTCATACCAAACTAGGAAACATCAAGACTCTGAATTTAGCAGGGAACCTTCTGGAAAGTCTGAGTGGATTAAACAAATTATATTCTCTAGTCAATTTGGATCTCAGTAACAATAAAATTGAGCAG ATTGAGGAGATAAAAAACATAGGAAGCCTCCCTTGCTTAGAAGAAGTTGTATTATCCAGCAATCCTCTGAGCATCATCCCTGATTACAGGACCAAAGTACTAGCTCAGTTTGGGGAAAGGGCCTCTGAG GTTTGTTTGGATAATATCATTACTACAGAAAAGGAACTTGATACTGTAGAGGTGTTGAAAGCAATTCAGAAAGCAAAGGAAGCTAAGTACAAACTGAATAATTCTGATAAAAAG ATCAGTGAGGATTCCCGGCTCACTGCTGCCAGCTCCAAACCAAACTGTTCTTCTCTCCCTGTTcgtccctcttctccctctctgcctcGG
- the NISCH gene encoding nischarin isoform X4: MAAASRGFVPEEEEAEPAKEARIPGSELVENYTVYIIQVTVGSHQWTVKHRYSDFHDLHEKLIAEKKIDKNLLPPKKIIGKNSKSLVEKRQKDLEVYLQTLLTKFPVAAPKVLSHFLHFHLYEINGITAALAEELFHKGEQLLVAGEVFAIRPLQLYAITQQLRQGKPTCANGDAQTDLGHILDFTCRLRYLKVSGTGGPFGTSNIQEHLLPFDLSIFKSLHQIEISHCDAKHIKGLISSKHTLATLSVRFSATSMKEIIVPEASEFDEWEPEGAYPDCPVTAVIPTWRALTTLDMSHNSISQIDDSVKLIPKIEYLDLSHNGVMVVENLQHLYNLIHLDLSYNKLTSLEGVHTKLGNIKTLNLAGNLLESLSGLNKLYSLVNLDLSNNKIEQIEEIKNIGSLPCLEEVVLSSNPLSIIPDYRTKVLAQFGERASEVCLDNIITTEKELDTVEVLKAIQKAKEAKYKLNNSDKKISEDSRLTAASSKPNCSSLPVRPSSPSLPRPLGPSQGNHK; this comes from the exons ATGGCGGCGGCCTCCAGGGGCTTCGTGCCCGAGGAGGAGGAGGCCGAGCCAGCCAAGGAGGCGCGGATCCCGGGCTCCGAGCTGGTGGAGAACTACACG GTCTATATTATCCAAGTTACTGTTGGCAGCCATCAGTGGACAGTCAAACATCGTTACAGTGACTTCCATGATCTACATGAAAAG CTTATTGCTGAAAAGAAGATTGATAAGAACCTGCTTCCTCCtaaaaagataattggaaaaaattccaaaagtctggtggaaaaaaggcaaaaagatttggaagtctacctgcaAACCCTTCTGACAAAATTCCCTGTGGCTGCACCTAAAGTGTTGTCACACTTCTTACATTTTCACTTATAT gaAATAAATGGCATCACTGCTGCCTTGGCTGAGGAGCTCTTTCACAAAG GTGAACAGCTCTTAGTGGCTGGAGAGGTTTTTGCCATTAGACCATTGCAGCTATATGCGATCACTCAGCAGCTTCGGCAAGGGAAGCCCACCTGTGCTAATGGGGATGCCCAGACCGACCTAGGTCACATTCTGGACTTTACATGCAGACTCCGATACCTGAAG GTATCTGGTACAGGAGGACCTTTTGGGACCAGCAACATTCAGGAGCATCTCTTGCCTTTTGATTTATCAATATTTAAGTCTCTTCATCAGATAGAG ataagtCACTGTGATGCAAAGCATATCAAAGGGCTGATTTCATCCAAACATACCTTAGCCACATTGAGTGTCCGTTTCTCAGCAACCTCAATGAAA GAAATCATTGTTCCTGAAGCATCAGAATTTGATGAGTGGGAACCAGAGGGTGCATATCCAGATTGCCCCGTAACTGCAGTTATTCCAACATGGAGAGCATTAACCACTCTAGATATGAGTCATAATAGCATTTCACAAATTGATGATTCTGTG aaaCTTATTCCAAAGATTGAATACTTAGATCTGAGTCACAATGGAGTGATGGTAGTAGAAAATCTCCAG CACCTGTACAATCTCATTCATTTGGATCTATCATACAACAAACTCACATCGTTAGAAGGCGTTCATACCAAACTAGGAAACATCAAGACTCTGAATTTAGCAGGGAACCTTCTGGAAAGTCTGAGTGGATTAAACAAATTATATTCTCTAGTCAATTTGGATCTCAGTAACAATAAAATTGAGCAG ATTGAGGAGATAAAAAACATAGGAAGCCTCCCTTGCTTAGAAGAAGTTGTATTATCCAGCAATCCTCTGAGCATCATCCCTGATTACAGGACCAAAGTACTAGCTCAGTTTGGGGAAAGGGCCTCTGAG GTTTGTTTGGATAATATCATTACTACAGAAAAGGAACTTGATACTGTAGAGGTGTTGAAAGCAATTCAGAAAGCAAAGGAAGCTAAGTACAAACTGAATAATTCTGATAAAAAG ATCAGTGAGGATTCCCGGCTCACTGCTGCCAGCTCCAAACCAAACTGTTCTTCTCTCCCTGTTcgtccctcttctccctctctgcctcGG